A stretch of Dermochelys coriacea isolate rDerCor1 chromosome 6, rDerCor1.pri.v4, whole genome shotgun sequence DNA encodes these proteins:
- the BET1L gene encoding BET1-like protein, which yields MADWGRGQSPSAVDDMLDVENKRMADNLATKVTRLKSLALDIDKDAEDQNRYLDGTDSDFMSVTGLLTGSVKRFSTMTRSGRDNRKLLCYVSAGLVVVFFILYYLVSKART from the exons ATGGCGGACTGGGGCCGAG GTCAGAGTCCAAGTGCTGTGGATGACATGCTAGATGTGGAGAACAAGCGCATGGCAGACAATCTAGCCACCAAGGTCACCAGGCTCAAATCG CTGGCACTGGATATCGACAAAGATGCTGAGGATCAAAACCGCTATCTGGATGGCACG GACTCAGATTTCATGAGTGTGACAGGCCTGCTGACAGGAAGTGTGAAGCGTTTCTCCACCATGACACGCTCGGGAAGGGATAATCGAAAACTGCTTTGTTACGTTTCTGCTGGATTGGTGGTTGTCTTTTTCATCCTCTATTATCTCGTGTCAAAAGCACGGACTTGA